In Flammeovirgaceae bacterium, the sequence CTCATCCTGAAAAAGAAAGTTGAATTTAAGTTACCCAACGGTGAGATTGCCATTATACCCGAAGTGTGGCTAACCAAGTATGCTGATTTGTTTGCGTTGAGTGAACCGGAAGGAAAGAATGAAAAACCGGTATTGCGCAAGCACCACCTTAACCTGGTAAAGGAACTGGAAGAGGGTAACCTGGCCAAGGTACACATCAGCGAAAAGTTACGTTCGCTTTCATCGTTTAGCGGCATTAAAAACTATCCGGTACCACAAGGCTTTGTGGGTGAGCTTCGGCCTTACCAGAAGGCCGGTTATAACTGGCTTCGGTTTTTAAACGAATATAAACTGGGCGGCTGCCTGGCCGATGACATGGGCCTTGGCAAAACCGTACAAACTTTAGCGCTGCTGTTATCAGAGAAAGAAGCAGGCCGCGGTACTTCGCTGCTCATTATGCCTACATCGCTGGTGTATAACTGGGAGATGGAAGCCGCCCGGTTTGTGCCCGGGCTGCGGGTGTTAAATTATACCGGCACTTTGCGCAACAAAGACATCAGGCGGTTTGAAAGCTATGATGTGGTGTTAACCTCTTACGGCATCACCCGGCTGGATGTGGAGTTGTTTAAGCAGTTCTACTTTAATTACATTATTCTGGATGAATCGCAGGTAATAAAAAATCCGTCATCAAACATTGCCAAGGCTGTACGTGAACTGAAATCGCGGTTTAAGCTGGTGTTAACGGGCACCCCACTTGAAAACACCACCCTCGATTTGTGGTCGCAAATGAGTTTTGTAAACCCGGGCATGCTGGGGCCGCAGAGTTATTTCCGAAACGAATACCAGGTGCCCATTGAGAAGAAGGGGGATGAGGCCAAATCTAAAAAACTTAATGCCATCATTAAGCCGTTTGTTTTGCGCAGGCACAAGTCACAGGTGCTTACTGAATTGCCAGAGAAAGTGGAGCACATCCAATACTCGGTAATGACACCGGAGCAGGAAAAGCGCTACGAAGAAGTGAAATCATATTACCGCAGCAGGATACTTGACCTGATTGATCGCGAGGGCATGAGCAACAGCCGGTTTATGATTCTGGAAGGACTAACCAAACTCCGTCAGTTGGCCAATCATCCGCGCATGGTGGAGCCCTCGTACCCGGGTGATTCAGGCAAACTGGAGGATATTACCCACATGCTTGAAAACGCCATGGCCGAAGGGCATAAGGTACTCGTGTTTAGCCAGTTTGTAAAACACCTGGAGTTGGTGCGGCAGTACCTTAAATCGAACAAAATTGATTTTGCCTATCTGGATGGAAGCAGCATTGACCGAAAGGAGCAGGTAGAGCGGTTTAATAAAGAGGCAAAAGTGAAGGCCTTTTTGATTTCAATTAAAGCAGGCGGGCTGGGTTTGAACCTTACGGAAGCCGACTATGTGTTTATTCTCGATCCGTGGTGGAATCCGGCAGTCGAGGCACAGGCTGTTGACAGGGCCCACCGCATTGGCCAGAAGAAGAAAGTATTTACCTACAAATTCATTACGCGAAATTCTGTTGAAGAAAAAATCCTCACCCTTCAGCAAAAGAAATTAAAACTTACCAGCGAACTCATCACAAGCGAAGAGAGCATTATGAAGCAGCTGACGCGCGAGGATATTGCCCAGATGCTCGCTTAAGATGGCGGGTTTTCCACCGGTTGTGCGACCAGAGCCAGCCGGCCGGATTTTCGTTAATAACGTGCTCTACTTCCTTTATGTAGTTTTGCAGTACGATTTCTGAACCGGCATTATAGGGGGGCTCGGCAATTTTCACCAAGGTGCATGCATAATATCCTCGTTTAAGTTGCTTTACGGCTCCGTACAAAACCGGGTATTGCGTTAACGTTGCCATTTGCTGGCTGCCGGTGAAGAAAACCGTTTTCTGATTCAGGAACAGGGCTTCGTACTTTTTGTCCTGAGACCGGCCCGGGTACTGGTCGGCTACAATGGCAATGCCGCGCACGATATTTTTTCGCTTTGCCAGTTCGCGTGCCACTTCATTGCGTTTGATGGGATAGCCGCCAAACCGGGTACGACAACGCAACATTAGGTAGTCTGTAAAGCGTGTTTGAATGGGCTGATAAACAAAGTCTATAGGTGCGTTAAGCCACAGAGTACCTGCGGCAAGTAACCACTCCCAGTTAAACTGATGAGAAGAAAGAAGAATAACGGATTGATTCTGGCTGGTATACACTGAAAGTAATTCAGGATTCGTGTAATGCATACGGATTTTCAGGTCATTCTCTTTAATTGTTAAAAGTTTCAGGGTTTCAACAACATAATCACAGAGGTTGCGGTAGAATTGTTTGGCGATCACCTTGCGCTCCGCAACTGATTTATCAGGAAAAGCGTTACGAAGATTTTTGTTAACCAAATTTCTTCGGTATCGCACCAGGTAATAACTTACAAAATACAGGCAATCCGAAATACCATAAAGTATGGGAAAAGGCAGCCGCGATAGAAGGGTAAGAAAAAACATGAACCAAACTGTGTCAGGGCAAGTTAACAACTATTCTTATTTTTGTCCGCTACACAGCTATGCAGAATAAAGTAGTTGTAATAACAGGAGGTAGTTCGGGTATTGGTAAAGCACTTGCTTTCGAGTTTGGTAAGCACGGTGCTAAAATACTGATTACCGGCAGAAATGCTGATGAGTTAAGCCGCACCGTAACAGCGTTGCAGAACGATGGAATTACAGCACATGGTTTC encodes:
- a CDS encoding DEAD/DEAH box helicase, giving the protein MKVSASQPFQIIYSLYVHEYLGFLFESYIVHLDEKGRLTYQHQNISAKNAREFARGLDERDFELIRLMDQMQQDAVAKKFTGKPIKAEEFYPKVYHKTKGNGPLQEQIEVYLEGKRAEVLELLRGKQVFEMGNDGEPTHRKIEVQDERATIQFHFMRGAEGTNYYPTIFHQGKKLELPNPSAYLVCKNPAWLVLNGKLYGFEKYVDGKKLLPFLTKKFIVIPKNLEETYYDKFVAPLIASFDDIEAKGFEINKSEYDPKPVLTLYELQTNQVQSATLFADGQPPEEDKSDESGKIVFDLSFKYGKHKVQGKYRAPVNVTVEHHNHDYIFHRVVRKLDSEKNFLATLQKLGLGMKDFQAVVPKSEAFSWLNENRVNLLNLGFEVSQPQNHDKKYFVGKAVIEVEVKENIDWFDIHAKIRFGEFEIPFKELRKLILKKKVEFKLPNGEIAIIPEVWLTKYADLFALSEPEGKNEKPVLRKHHLNLVKELEEGNLAKVHISEKLRSLSSFSGIKNYPVPQGFVGELRPYQKAGYNWLRFLNEYKLGGCLADDMGLGKTVQTLALLLSEKEAGRGTSLLIMPTSLVYNWEMEAARFVPGLRVLNYTGTLRNKDIRRFESYDVVLTSYGITRLDVELFKQFYFNYIILDESQVIKNPSSNIAKAVRELKSRFKLVLTGTPLENTTLDLWSQMSFVNPGMLGPQSYFRNEYQVPIEKKGDEAKSKKLNAIIKPFVLRRHKSQVLTELPEKVEHIQYSVMTPEQEKRYEEVKSYYRSRILDLIDREGMSNSRFMILEGLTKLRQLANHPRMVEPSYPGDSGKLEDITHMLENAMAEGHKVLVFSQFVKHLELVRQYLKSNKIDFAYLDGSSIDRKEQVERFNKEAKVKAFLISIKAGGLGLNLTEADYVFILDPWWNPAVEAQAVDRAHRIGQKKKVFTYKFITRNSVEEKILTLQQKKLKLTSELITSEESIMKQLTREDIAQMLA
- a CDS encoding lysophospholipid acyltransferase family protein — its product is MFFLTLLSRLPFPILYGISDCLYFVSYYLVRYRRNLVNKNLRNAFPDKSVAERKVIAKQFYRNLCDYVVETLKLLTIKENDLKIRMHYTNPELLSVYTSQNQSVILLSSHQFNWEWLLAAGTLWLNAPIDFVYQPIQTRFTDYLMLRCRTRFGGYPIKRNEVARELAKRKNIVRGIAIVADQYPGRSQDKKYEALFLNQKTVFFTGSQQMATLTQYPVLYGAVKQLKRGYYACTLVKIAEPPYNAGSEIVLQNYIKEVEHVINENPAGWLWSHNRWKTRHLKRASGQYPRASAAS